Proteins encoded within one genomic window of Bacillus sp. 1NLA3E:
- a CDS encoding NADH-quinone oxidoreductase subunit M: MNMAHFLSILVFSPLLGIAVLAFIPKTQGETIKLIGFISTLPALVLALVAFIQYRGGASLATIAEKVHWVQFGRFDDKYIFSVYYELGLDGFSLTMVVLTAIIATLAAIASIQINKEWKGYFMLFLLLEIGMLGVFTAQNLILFFIFFEITLVPMFFLIGKWGYFEKEKAAYSFLIYNGLGSAILLIVIMVLFARTGTSNIDALKYLINTDGIKLVAPITESAKFGLLIALLVAFGIKLPIFPLHSWMLRVHVEAPPSVVMIHSGILLKIGAFGLIRIAMGIFPEQFKEVAGVLAILGVINLLYGAFLAFIQKDFKMVLAYSSISHMGIVLIGLGSLNAAGIQGAIFQVVSHGLISALLFFLVGVIYERTHTTTIAKLGGLAKGMPLAAGFLLAAAMASLGLPGMSGFVSEFMAFLGLFKEMPVLGAIGSIGIIMTAVYLLRAVLGMTFGKAERQFVGTNDLRSVEMIPVLTLVGLIVLIGVFPSLLSEPLHKTIETIMLGIGG; this comes from the coding sequence ATGAATATGGCCCATTTTCTTTCTATCTTAGTATTCTCCCCGTTGCTCGGTATTGCTGTGTTAGCGTTCATTCCAAAAACGCAGGGCGAAACGATTAAATTAATTGGTTTTATCTCAACGCTTCCGGCATTGGTGTTGGCATTGGTGGCCTTTATTCAATATCGTGGCGGGGCAAGTCTGGCTACGATTGCTGAAAAGGTCCATTGGGTCCAATTTGGGCGTTTCGACGACAAGTATATATTCTCCGTTTATTATGAATTAGGTTTAGACGGATTTTCGTTGACCATGGTCGTGCTTACGGCAATTATTGCCACACTGGCAGCGATTGCTTCCATTCAAATTAACAAGGAATGGAAAGGCTATTTCATGTTATTTCTACTATTAGAAATAGGGATGCTAGGTGTGTTTACTGCGCAAAACCTGATTCTATTCTTTATCTTCTTTGAAATTACCTTAGTTCCGATGTTCTTCTTAATCGGAAAATGGGGTTATTTTGAAAAAGAAAAAGCGGCTTACAGTTTCTTAATCTATAATGGTTTGGGATCAGCCATCCTGTTAATTGTGATTATGGTTCTGTTTGCTCGCACAGGAACATCTAATATTGATGCGCTTAAATATTTAATCAATACAGATGGGATCAAACTTGTGGCTCCAATAACGGAATCGGCGAAGTTTGGGTTGCTCATCGCCCTTTTAGTGGCCTTTGGCATTAAGCTTCCAATCTTCCCATTACACAGCTGGATGCTGCGTGTTCACGTTGAAGCACCACCATCAGTTGTTATGATTCACTCAGGTATTCTGTTAAAAATTGGTGCATTCGGTTTGATCCGCATCGCCATGGGAATTTTCCCAGAACAATTTAAAGAAGTGGCTGGGGTGCTGGCCATATTAGGAGTCATTAACCTCCTATACGGTGCTTTCCTGGCGTTTATTCAAAAAGATTTCAAAATGGTTCTGGCTTACTCGTCCATTTCTCATATGGGAATTGTGTTAATCGGGCTAGGATCTTTAAATGCTGCCGGGATTCAAGGGGCCATTTTCCAAGTGGTCTCACACGGATTAATTTCAGCATTATTATTCTTCCTGGTTGGGGTTATTTATGAACGGACCCATACAACCACGATTGCTAAGCTTGGAGGGCTTGCCAAGGGAATGCCACTCGCGGCTGGATTTTTACTAGCAGCAGCCATGGCCTCACTTGGTTTACCAGGAATGTCCGGATTCGTCAGCGAATTCATGGCTTTCTTAGGTTTATTCAAAGAAATGCCAGTATTGGGCGCCATTGGCTCGATCGGTATTATCATGACGGCTGTCTATTTGCTCCGCGCAGTCTTGGGAATGACTTTTGGAAAAGCAGAGCGACAATTCGTTGGAACGAACGATCTGCGTTCAGTCGAAATGATCCCAGTGCTAACATTAGTAGGCTTAATCGTCCTAATCGGCGTTTTCCCGAGTCTGCTAAGTGAACCGCTTCATAAAACAATAGAAACCATCATGTTAGGGATAGGGGGTTGA